One genomic region from Culicoidibacter larvae encodes:
- a CDS encoding MraY family glycosyltransferase, with protein MNNYIIYILAFATSVIISYIAVPAVKKIANKIKAIDDPNENERKIHKKIMPRLGGLAIYLGFILAYIVFSNILISSNYQVDAHIQLLVQLESLLVAGFLILIMGIVDDIYPINAKNKFIIQIIAALIIVLRGGFVINEINIILSISLPPIIAEIITVLWIIGITNAINFSDGLDGLAGGISLITLVTIATIGLVENSYYSVIVVFISLILAGGIVGFLPFNFPPAKIFMGDTGSQFIGFMIGAISILGYKQAAFTSFLIPIVILAVPIFDICFAFFRRIINKIPAHAPDANHLHHRLLRSTKSTTKSLVVIFGISIAFSFSSIAYSVSKTVGILLVILTVVIAEVLIEYFLIIGPNYAPVLYLISKLFPNSHWIKKRKKRVLTYYREQNKS; from the coding sequence ATGAATAATTATATAATATATATTTTAGCATTTGCAACAAGTGTAATAATTAGCTATATTGCAGTGCCGGCAGTAAAAAAAATTGCGAATAAAATTAAAGCTATTGATGATCCTAATGAAAATGAACGAAAGATTCATAAAAAAATTATGCCAAGGCTTGGAGGTCTAGCAATATACTTAGGATTTATTTTAGCCTACATAGTTTTTAGTAATATTTTAATCTCAAGTAACTATCAAGTAGATGCACATATACAATTATTAGTACAGTTGGAATCATTATTAGTAGCTGGATTCTTGATATTGATAATGGGTATCGTTGATGATATATACCCTATTAATGCAAAAAATAAATTTATTATTCAAATAATAGCTGCATTAATTATTGTGTTACGTGGTGGATTTGTTATAAATGAAATTAATATTATTTTATCTATATCTTTGCCACCGATAATTGCCGAAATAATTACGGTTTTATGGATAATTGGTATTACTAATGCAATTAATTTTAGCGATGGATTAGATGGTTTAGCAGGAGGGATATCATTAATTACATTGGTTACAATTGCAACTATTGGTTTGGTAGAGAATTCATATTATTCAGTAATTGTAGTGTTTATATCTTTAATACTTGCAGGGGGGATTGTTGGGTTTCTTCCCTTTAACTTTCCACCTGCAAAAATTTTTATGGGAGATACTGGGTCACAGTTTATTGGGTTTATGATAGGCGCTATCTCAATATTAGGATATAAACAGGCAGCCTTTACTTCCTTTTTGATTCCAATTGTAATTTTAGCTGTTCCAATTTTTGATATTTGTTTTGCTTTTTTTAGAAGAATCATAAATAAAATACCAGCACATGCACCAGATGCAAACCATCTGCATCATAGACTGCTTCGTTCAACAAAGTCTACTACAAAAAGTTTAGTTGTTATTTTTGGAATAAGTATAGCTTTTTCTTTCTCATCAATTGCATATAGTGTTTCGAAAACTGTAGGAATATTATTAGTTATTTTAACTGTGGTTATCGCAGAAGTGCTAATTGAATATTTTCTTATAATTGGTCCAAATTATGCTCCAGTTTTATATCTTATAAGTAAATTATTTCCTAACTCACATTGGATTAAGAAAAGAAAAAAAAGAGTGCTCACATATTATAGAGAGCAAAATAAATCTTAA
- a CDS encoding PIG-L deacetylase family protein, with product MERILAIGAHPDDIEIGCGGTLTKLITKGYYVMMLIVSNGQNWEGKNPNVRIEEQKKACDKLNIKDVIFLGQKDGEIKASPRLNDAIEKIIIENNIDTVFSHYFEDSHQDHVELSKSVQVASRRCINYFMYESLTSINFHPNCYSDISKYSENKKAVLTCFESQLEKYNKRKHNLIEYSSAKDKLNGIKSGVEFAEGFYARKCLLDSIR from the coding sequence ATGGAAAGAATTTTAGCAATAGGTGCTCATCCAGATGATATTGAGATTGGATGTGGTGGAACGTTAACTAAACTTATTACAAAAGGTTATTATGTCATGATGCTTATAGTTTCTAATGGTCAGAATTGGGAGGGGAAGAACCCGAATGTGCGAATTGAGGAACAAAAGAAAGCTTGTGATAAACTTAATATTAAAGATGTAATTTTTTTAGGACAAAAAGATGGCGAGATAAAGGCTTCCCCTAGACTAAATGATGCAATTGAAAAGATTATTATTGAAAATAATATTGATACAGTATTTTCTCATTACTTTGAAGATTCACATCAAGACCATGTTGAACTAAGTAAAAGTGTCCAAGTAGCTTCAAGAAGATGTATAAATTACTTTATGTATGAATCACTGACTAGTATAAATTTTCATCCCAATTGCTATTCAGATATTTCTAAATATAGTGAAAATAAGAAAGCTGTACTTACATGTTTTGAATCACAGCTTGAAAAATACAATAAAAGAAAACATAATTTAATTGAATATTCTAGCGCGAAAGACAAACTCAATGGAATTAAATCGGGAGTTGAGTTCGCAGAGGGGTTCTATGCTAGGAAATGTTTGTTAGATAGTATAAGATAA